In Streptomyces qaidamensis, one DNA window encodes the following:
- a CDS encoding polysaccharide lyase 8 family protein yields the protein MSPQRRVFPRRTAGAAALLRPSRRALLLATAALAATGSAAPAGRGTDAPGDPYDTLRGRWLGIALGTGYDPTAEPYAARLAETGALARDLHTSMAPAADSLWPGHPFDPPAGITLSYGRLWTMTRAYLQQGTGSTADPALLDGILRGLDHLSATVYNPATTRYGNWWEWQIGSPRLLTDITAALYEELGEARVRAACAAVDHFVPDSALADYSGTSTGANRVDLCRSVVLRGILGRDPTKIALARDALSPVFPYVTRGDGLYADGSFVQHTWVAYSGTYGQVVLDGLGRLFALLAGSDWEVTDPNRQIVLDSVERAYAPLIHDGLVMDSVNGRAISRGHLTADDRKILRGDHYHGHQLIAAIALLAAGASPAERTRWHARVKGWIERDTVSPMLTAPQFGVADLARLHAIARSPVPAAPEPPGHHLFAAMDRAVHRGPGFTVNIAMASDRIAHYECGNGENPRGWHTGAGMVSWWAEGTGDQYTDWFWPTVDWYRLPGTTVSTKRLADREGGEWGTARPDARWVGGTTDGTCAALGQHLKGLGSTLEARKSWFCVADAVICLGAGITCSDGVPVETIVDNRNLGASGTQRFVKGPNWAHLEDHGGWILLGREPKALREDRTGAWSDINTGGTPERRTRRWQTLWLDHGTDPEDATYAYVLMPGASRHAVARRATDRRWLSVLANEPGRQAVSVPSLGCTAATFWRAGTAGPLSASGGASVLVVRRDRTATLCVSEPPRTGEPLEVVWDHPVRRVDRADETVEVLSTGRRLRVRVTPGEACATHVCEVTLA from the coding sequence ATGAGTCCCCAGCGCCGCGTCTTCCCCCGTCGTACGGCCGGGGCCGCCGCCCTGCTCCGCCCCAGCCGCCGCGCGCTGCTGCTGGCCACCGCGGCCCTGGCGGCGACCGGGAGCGCGGCCCCCGCGGGCAGGGGCACCGACGCGCCGGGCGATCCGTACGACACCCTGCGCGGCCGCTGGCTCGGCATCGCGCTCGGCACCGGCTACGACCCGACGGCCGAGCCCTACGCCGCCCGCCTCGCCGAGACCGGCGCACTCGCCCGCGACCTGCACACGAGCATGGCCCCGGCGGCGGATTCCCTATGGCCCGGCCACCCCTTCGACCCGCCGGCCGGCATCACCCTCAGCTACGGCCGGCTCTGGACCATGACCCGGGCCTACCTCCAGCAGGGCACCGGCTCCACCGCCGACCCCGCCCTCCTCGACGGCATCCTGCGCGGCCTCGACCACCTCTCCGCCACCGTCTACAACCCCGCCACCACCCGCTACGGCAACTGGTGGGAGTGGCAGATCGGCAGCCCCCGCCTGCTGACGGACATCACGGCCGCCCTGTACGAGGAGCTGGGAGAGGCCCGCGTCCGTGCCGCCTGCGCCGCGGTCGACCACTTCGTCCCCGACTCGGCCCTCGCCGACTACAGCGGCACCTCCACCGGCGCCAACCGCGTCGACCTGTGCCGCTCCGTCGTCCTGCGCGGCATCCTCGGCCGCGACCCCACCAAGATCGCCCTCGCCCGGGACGCCCTCTCCCCGGTCTTCCCGTACGTGACACGGGGCGACGGCCTCTACGCCGACGGCTCGTTCGTGCAGCACACCTGGGTCGCCTACTCGGGCACGTACGGCCAGGTCGTGCTCGACGGGCTCGGGCGGCTCTTCGCCCTGCTCGCGGGATCCGACTGGGAGGTCACCGACCCGAACCGGCAGATCGTCCTCGACAGCGTCGAGCGCGCCTACGCCCCGCTCATCCATGACGGGCTCGTCATGGACAGCGTCAACGGCCGGGCCATCAGCCGCGGTCACCTCACCGCCGACGACCGCAAGATCCTGCGCGGCGACCACTACCACGGCCACCAGCTCATCGCCGCGATCGCCCTGCTCGCGGCCGGTGCGAGCCCCGCGGAACGCACGCGCTGGCACGCCCGCGTCAAGGGCTGGATCGAACGGGACACCGTGAGCCCGATGCTGACGGCTCCCCAGTTCGGCGTCGCCGACCTGGCCCGGCTGCACGCCATCGCACGCTCACCCGTCCCGGCCGCGCCCGAACCCCCCGGTCACCACCTTTTCGCCGCCATGGACCGCGCCGTCCACCGCGGCCCCGGATTCACCGTGAACATCGCCATGGCCAGCGACCGCATCGCCCACTACGAGTGCGGCAACGGCGAGAACCCCCGCGGCTGGCACACCGGCGCCGGCATGGTCAGCTGGTGGGCCGAGGGCACCGGCGACCAGTACACGGACTGGTTCTGGCCGACCGTCGACTGGTACCGCCTGCCCGGCACCACCGTCTCGACCAAGCGGCTCGCCGACCGCGAAGGCGGCGAGTGGGGCACGGCCCGTCCGGACGCCCGCTGGGTCGGCGGCACCACCGACGGCACCTGCGCGGCCCTCGGCCAGCATCTCAAGGGCCTCGGCTCCACCCTCGAAGCCCGCAAGTCCTGGTTCTGCGTCGCGGACGCGGTGATCTGCCTGGGCGCCGGGATCACCTGCTCCGACGGCGTCCCGGTCGAGACGATCGTCGACAACCGCAACCTCGGCGCCTCCGGCACCCAGCGCTTCGTCAAGGGCCCGAACTGGGCCCATCTGGAGGACCACGGCGGCTGGATCCTGCTCGGCCGCGAGCCGAAGGCGCTGCGCGAGGACCGTACCGGCGCCTGGTCCGACATCAACACCGGCGGCACGCCGGAGCGGCGCACCCGCCGCTGGCAGACCCTCTGGCTCGACCACGGCACCGACCCCGAGGACGCCACGTACGCCTACGTCCTGATGCCCGGGGCGTCCCGCCACGCGGTCGCGCGCCGTGCCACCGACCGCCGCTGGCTGTCGGTCCTCGCCAACGAGCCCGGCCGCCAGGCGGTCAGCGTGCCCTCCCTCGGCTGTACGGCCGCCACCTTCTGGCGGGCGGGGACGGCGGGCCCGCTCTCCGCCTCCGGCGGCGCGAGCGTGCTGGTGGTCCGCCGGGACCGTACCGCTACCCTCTGCGTGAGCGAACCGCCCCGTACGGGCGAACCGCTGGAGGTCGTCTGGGACCACCCGGTCCGCCGGGTCGACCGCGCGGACGAGACGGTCGAGGTGCTCTCCACAGGCCGCCGGCTGCGCGTGCGCGTCACTCCGGGGGAGGCATGTGCCACCCACGTCTGTGAGGTGACTCTC